The following DNA comes from Nerophis ophidion isolate RoL-2023_Sa linkage group LG16, RoL_Noph_v1.0, whole genome shotgun sequence.
ccccttggcataccttcaagtacccccaggggtacgtgtacccccatttgagaaccactgaggtaCACAACCTATTACATTGTGTTTAGTTGTacatttttgtttattcaagtgcaaaattttgcttaCCGACAGTATATTTAATTGAtttaatgtgtttgttttatttaactttgtatttaaaagtttacatttcaaTTAAGATATAcaagaaatacaagtttattgcatttgtaATGGTATACTTCCaatattattatgtattgtcATTATATCAGTGGTTAATATtggcaataatattgtttatcggcagtaatttgtaggtcaatatatcgtcTTGCAAAATGAGTTATTAGCCCGGGCCTACATGTTGGTAGGACAATCAAAGATCATTTTTTGAtgcatcagcatagccattagagacatGATATTTGTAATCTCTGACAATATTAGTGCCACCATTTTTTTAGTACAGCAACAGAAGTGAGTCTTTAAGGAAGAATGAGCTGTCCCTGATTTTCCAAGACAAATGTCCTGACGATATTCCACatttaatagattgtattttactGGCCAATTGCAGGATTGTGTGTGTGATTCACCACTGTATTATTGTCATGACATGTTTGTGCAGGCACACCGTCACTGTCAGCAGAAAGTGCAGCTGAAAACTCTGAGGCTGGAGGAGATAAGAAGACTACAGAAGAAGACGACACTGGTGTTGGTGAGATTATTTGACTGTCATCATTGTTCCTCTGAGCTTGTGCATCAAATATTGGGAAGTGTTACATGGTGGGCAAGGGCTTGATCATTATTTTTAATGGCATTGTATTTTTGGTTGTCTATTTTTGGTTCCTCAGATGACAAAGCAGCTCAGTCATTGTTGAACAAGCTGATCCGCAGTAATCTTGTCAACAACACTAATCAAGTAGAAGTTCTTCAAAAGGATCCTAACTCTCCGCTCTTCTCTGTGAAGTCCTTTGAAGAGTTACGACTGTAAGTATCTCGTTTATAAGCCATGTCAGTGGTTTACATCATCTGTAAATAATCATGTGAGCTAACCATCATATCACACTTATTGTGGCTAAAATTAACGCTGTATTGTTAAtagtgctcaaaaagtacttctacacacactgaaatctttcaaccaagttttatttgaaaaaataaatatgaattgaCACACAAAATACTCCCTTAGCAGAAGAAACATTACATCTTGTTCTGGCTTAagagcctttttttttctttttaaaggcctactgaaatgagatgttcttatttaaacggggatagcaggtccattctatgtgtcatacttgatcattttgcgatattgccatacttttgctgaaaggacttagtagagaacatccacgataaagttcgcaagtgtcggtgttaagagaaaagccctgcctctaccggaagtagcggacgatgtttgatggctcctcacatattcacattgtttttaatgggagcctccaacaaaaagtgctattcggaccaagaaaacgacaatttccccattaatttgagcgaggatgaaagattcgtgtttgaggatattggtagcgacggactagaagaaaaaaaagtttaaaaaacacgattgcattgggacggattcggatgtttttagagacatttactaggttaattctgggaaatcccttgtctttctattgtgttgctagtgttttagtgagtttaatattacctgatagtcggaagggtgtctccacgggtgtcttgacgtgcagtgtctcaggggagtcgacggcagctatggacgacacaagctcagcttttctctggtaagaagtgactttttaaccacaattttctcaccgaaacctgctggttgacatgtggtcgggatccatgttctcttgaccgcactctgatccataggaaagtttcacctccaggaattttaaacaaggaatcaccctgtgtttgtgtggctaaaggctaaagcttcccaactccatctttctactgtgacttctctaatattaattgaacaaattgcaaaagatttagcaacacagatgtccaaaaaaatctgtataattatgccgttaaagcagacgacttttagctgtgtgtgtgcgcagcgctcatacttcctaaaaacccgtgacgtcttgcgtacacgtcatcattacacgacgtttctaagacgaaactcccgggaaatttaaaattgtaatttagtaaactaaaaggccgtattggcatgtgttgcaatgttaatatttcatcattgacatataaactatcagactgcgtggtggctagtagtgactttcagtaggcctttaaaggggaactgcactttttttggaattcttgttcttgggatgcaactcagtattctttttcctccaaacacgatgagttgagtttataccaaaatggatacatggatgatacaacagaggattgggagaatgtcatgtggtcagatgaaaccaaaatagaactttttggtataaactcaactggtggtgtttggaggaagaagaatactgagttgcatcccaagaacaccatacctactgtgaagcatgggggtggaaacatcatgctttggggctgtttttctgctaaggggacaggacgattgatccgtgttaaggaaagaatgaacgggtccatgtatcgtgagatttggagccaaaacctccttccatcagtgggagctttgaatggttgaccaaatacttattttccaccataatttacaaataaattatttaaaattcctacaatgtgaattcctgattttttaaaaattttatttatttatttattttttccacattctgtctctttactgatgatgaaaattacagacctctgtcatcattttaagtgggagaacttgcacaatcgctggctgactaaacacttttttcccccactgtatgtcatgtagtaacattcataataacatgtaatatatacatgatgtaagtatatatatgtcatttagtaacattcataataaagtgtaatatatacatgatgtaagtatatatatgtcatgtagtaacattcataataacatgtaatatatacatgatgtaagtatatatgtcatgtggtaacatttataataatatttaaatttacatattttgaacattttaagcATGCGCAACGCCTTAATTTTAAAACGACATcaggaccttttttttttccaacatcaCTAATTACTGCTAACTGCAAACtcaatgagagccaacaaacatacacatcacttactgtacaaagtctgctgactgctaggatgttcatatattcccgctTAGATGAAGACTGTCTCATAATCTTTGCCAAGAAAAAGGGGTGGTTCTCGCCAttaccgggtctaaattggctgttaaagtgtaccaacttgttgtaATACATCTTCTTCCTTCTGCTAtctaggtgagaggcatgatttatgatatacaataaagtttgacgagaAAGGAAAGGAGGAAGCAGCTTTTAAGTCAGTCATGTGAACATTTATCATGGCAAGGCTATAAATAgtctgtctgtgttagcacttataataacaatctcactaatacttgttaatcaTCAAATCACCAAATGTATTGAGTTTTGTTGGcccttttggatgttttttaatgaGTTTTATGGCCTTAATAGGGAACCTTCAATTGGCTGCCCTCTAAGCGGATTTTTATTTACGTTTTAAgagttacaatgcattaaaaaaaacatccgtcatgtctttcttagttgtgaacgataggcaaaattacccCTAAAAGCGCAGTTTCCCTGTAAATACTTAAAGACTTAGACTTTATTGACGGTTTATTAGACGGtgtgactcggttggtagagcggccatgccagccaTCTAAGGGTTCCTAGTTCGATCCAttcatgtgtgaatgtggaaatagtctcaaagtgctttgagtaccttgaaggtagtaaAGTGCTATACTAGTATTTAACCTTTATTAATCCCCAACAGCAGCTCAATTACAAAAGAAATGGATAATTCTAACTCTCACAAAAAGAGGAAGAAATAATAAGAATATCAACGCCTACAAtatcgggcagcacggtggaggaggggttagtgcatctgcctcacaatacgaaggtcctgagtagtcctgggttcaatcccgggcatgttctccccgtgactgcgtggattccctccgggtactccggcttcctcccacctccaaagacatgcacctggggataggcccctcccacctccaaagacatgcacctatggtccctagtgtgtgaatgtgagtgtgagtgttgtctgtctaaccgtgttggccctgtgatgaggtaacgacttgtccagggtgtaccctgccttccgcccgattgtagctgagataggcaccagcgccccccacgaccccaaaaagggacaagcggtagaaaatggatggatggatggacgcctACAATACAAAGGCAATGGTATATAACAACAACAGGAATGGTATATGACAACTAAAAATATAGAATAAACTATAAGTAAATACAACTTAAATATACTCTGAGCTAAATAATCTAGCTTAAATAAATCAGCTTCTTCCGTTTTAATTTGTAAAGGattgagtttttatttttatgataaaGGCAAAGTGAATGTTGGTTTATGCATGTGACTTTCTGTTGAGGTATTTCCCTGCGTAAAGGTGGATCACTCAATGTGTAGACAGCTTTTACATAAGTCTGGAACTTTATTCTAGTGCAGTTAGCAAGTTTTTGGAATAACTTTGATTTAAAACTAACACTATTCATTTTACAGTTCATCATTGATATGGTTTATGTGGGCtttttataaataatattgataatgttgacCTACAAGATTGAGAATACATGTTTTGAATTAAGACATTTATTATTGTGGGTGCAGCAAACCCCAGCTCCTTCAAGGTGTCTATGGAATGGGATTTAACCGGCCATCCAAAATCCAGGAGACTGCCTTACCCATGATGCTAGCTGAACCGTGAGTGTCAAAATTGTTACCTCTTTCTGTAAATGAACTGATGTCAGGACATTTGATACACGTTTGTCAATTTTTGCTTAGTCCACAGAATCTGATTGCCCAGTCCCAGTCAGGAACAGGCAAAACCGCTGCTTTTGTTCTGGCCATGCTCAGCCATGTTAATCCTGACCACAAGTATCCCCAGGTTGGTTGTTACCACACTTGTctgtccaatccaatccactttatttatatagcacatttaaacaacaattacgtttccaaagtgctgcacagccatgttaaaaacaatattatgctccaccaatgactgaataaaacaaaaaatgaataaaaataaaaccaataaaaacaatataaaaacaaatatgattaaaaactattttaaagggtaaaatcaattaaaacagtaaaatagaaatcaaagtgtatagcaaacacagaggacaacagaggacagaggaccacacaactcacgtagtgttaaaagccaaagaataaaagtgggtcttaagacgagacttaaaacactccactgtggaagcagtttgaacatggagcggcagagtgttccagagcttagggccgaccacagagaaggccctgtctcccctggtcttaagtctggtcttgggcaccacgagctggaactggctctcggacctcagagcgcgcgcaggaatgtaaatttggatgaggtccgagatatattaaggtgccagtccatgtaaagatttaaaaacaaacagcaatgttttaaaatcaattctaaaatgaacagggagccagtgcaaactctgaagaattggggttatatgctggcgtttcctggcccctgttaaaagtcgtgctgccgcgttctggactaactgcaaccgggagagagctttttggctaatgccagcataaagtgcattgcagtagtccaggccacttgaaataaaagcatgcacgacttgttcaaaaaggttaaaagataaaaacggtttaacctttattaaaagacgaaggtgataaaaacaagattttaaaacaccattgacttgtttgtctagtttaaaatggctgtctatagtgacgccaaggctggtgactttgggacgcacatcattttgcaatggtcccaagtcagtgagggccggaccaaaaactaaaatttccgtttttccctcattcattattaaaaaattctgtcaTCTGTAATTGAGGTCTGCTGTCCAGATTGCTGTGTGACTTACTGTATAGAATGCACCAGTGTATAAGCCGCACTCACTcagttttagaagaaaaacaatgtttacattagCTGCACCTGACTGTAAGCCGCAGACATATACCttgtgaaatgacttatttacacagaaatatttttacATACTTAAGTGCCGTTTGGTACCAAATCTTATGTTGGATCAGTCAATGTCTTTGGAGGCTCACtgttgtcaactgaccaaaaactggtTTTATCATCTCAGAAATGTTTCTAAATtgagaaatttgttgtcaaaaGTGGATCTCAAAGTAGTCATTCACGCCTTCATTTCTTTTGCTTTGATTATTGCAATTCTCTCTTCactcttttcaacaagtcaaagctaaagagacttcagacgcTACAAAATGCGACTGCCAGTCTTTTGAGCGGTGCACCCAGACCAATCCATTTCACCCCCGTttgatccagtcttcattggcttccagtcacATTCCGCATTcactttaacatttttgttctgacaTTCCctgcgttgcatggtggggcccaaTTTTAcatccaatttttcatatgtgtgcgcaaacgccaaaactccttgagcattcactggcgcacatgtgagcgacggcagacgtgcacactgttatgcgcttatcttttttattcgattttgtacgcagcctagatttgccgtgcgcagaggacgcgggagcagtgtgcaattgcacaggcgcgcacCTTAGAGCGAACgttggtggggcccctcagtacatcactgacttgttatgcccctactcttcagttgcatggtggggccccctcagtacatcactgacttgttatgcccctactcttcagttgcatggtggggcccctcagtacatcactgacttgttatgcccctacttctcagttgcatggtggggaccctcagtacatcactgacttgttatgcccctactcttcagttgcatggtgggttccctcagtacatcactgacttgttatgcccctactcttcagttgcatggtggggcccctcagtacatcactgacttgttatgcccctactcttcagttgcatgtcggggcccctcagtacatcactgacttgttatgcccctactcttcagttgcatggtggggcccctcagtacatcactgacttgttatgcccctacttctcagttgcatggtggggcccctcagtacatcactgacttctTATGCCCCTACTtctcagttgcatggtggggcccctcagtacatcactgacttgttatgcccctacttctcagttgcatggtggggcccctcagtacatcactgacttgttatgcccctacttctcagttgcatggtggggtccctcagtacatcactgacttgttatgcccctactcttcagttgcatggtggggcccttcagtacatcactgacttgttatgccactACTTTTCAGTTGCAttgtggggcccctcagtacatcactgatttGCAattcccctactcttcagggcacAGCGCAGCCTCTGGtattcaggccagggtcttctaaagatcccgaaAACTCCTTTTAAAACTCAaggactctggaacaatttgcagcAGTCCCTTCGTGATCTTGACTGTattgaaacatttgaaaacttctctttttagtaaagcttttagttaatgcaccttttaactatcatttttaatccactccgtatcctttttatgatgttgtctCTGTTTTTTGAAATTGAATTATTGTTTTACtttacctatgttttgtacagcgctttataaataaaatgtacttacttgaaagggctgatcaaacaaaacgtcaGTCCTTGTCATAGACCCACTTGCTTTAaaaactagctctccaatcagcgagACATGGTCtgaataactccacagtgatgttTTGCTAAATTTACTGAAAGAATTTccgaaactaaaacaatacaaaaagttaATAATACGAACACAGACACTCGACACTGGGGAATGGATGatataggtggtggtcggaggggccatggGCGCAAATTGACAGCCACACTTCAGTCAGTCTTccccagggcagctgtagctACCAATGTAGTTTACCACCATCCAAGTGTGAATGGGAGCACTTTGAGTATTTAGTTGCTAGGAAAGTGCTatatgaatctaatccattattattattcctggtaaacatgttagcattttaactaaCGACACTAGcatcattacattacaatagcacgtacaagtATGCGTGACaagactcctacagacatcatacATGGACCACTTTAGTAAGTAGTTTTAGTCATCTTGAAAAACTTGCcgatgttgcttggagtgatgaaggaAGAATCCATGCGAGTAGAAGAGGGAACGGCACTTGCACCACCTGTTCCAAGCTTTAAACAGCGGGAACACAGTAGCCATTTATTCAGCCGGCAGCAGTTGCAGTGAGCGAAgtagtccaaaagatggtgccacagcacaaacaatttCAAAGCATTTGCATACTTTTTATGAAAAAACTATTTGCGTTAtcgccgtcagcgaagaaaacttccgttgtgtccttggacaggacacttcaccctttgcccccggtgctgctcacactggtgaatgaatgatgaatgaatgacaggtggtggtcggaggagccgtaggcgcaaactggcagctacgcttccgtcagtctgacccagggcagctgtggctactgatgtagcttaccaccaccaggtgtgaatgaatgttgaggcccacttctctgtgagcgctttgagtgtttagaaaagcgcgatataaatcaaagttatttttttcatttttaaattagCCTCACCATTTCATTAtcagcagggttcaaagcgtactGGCTTATAATTTAGGGTACTTTTCTCTCTTTGAGAGTTTCATCTTCAATATGATGGCTTTGACTTTGAAATCCCTTGTATCCTTTCTACCATCAGTGCCTGTGCTTGTCCCCCACCTACGAGCTGGCGCTCCAGACGGGTAAAGTCATTGAGCAGATGGGCAAATACTATCCGGAGGTCAAGTTAGTCTATGCCATCCGAGGAAATAAACGTAAGCTTCATTGTTGTTCCTGAGCTGGTACCTTGGGTTGATTGTCTGTGGGAATGTTGCAGTGCAGCGAGGCGTGAAGTTGCAGGAGCAAATAGTCATTGGCACACCTGGCACCATGTTGGATTGGTGCAGCAAGTTGAAGTTCATAGATCCCAAGAAGATCCGGGTGTTTGTGCTGGACGAGGCGGACGTCATGATCGCAACACAAGGTCACAAAGACCATAGTATCCGGATTAAGAGGTAGGAATCTTTCTGTTTTCTGAAATATTGTATTTGCACagagacacagagagagagagagagagagagagagagagagagaaaacaaTATACAATGTGAAGCAAAAACATGTGTCAGAAAGGTTAAGAAGACCCTTGGAAAGATATCTCCCCCAAAACCTCACAATTTTCACAGCTGCAAAAAACTAAAAGACAACATATACGCAgcaaacatcatcatcatcagttaGAGTAGAACCTTTATTGTCTCAAACAgttgtgtcaaactcattttagcacaggggccgcatggaggaaaacctATTGCCActgataaaatcatggcataatcaTTTGAAAATAAACACAACTTCAAAATGTTTTCCTTTGCCTTACTTcggacaaaaataaaacaagcacattctcaaAATGTACAtgttacaaataatcctcttggtaaaatacttcaagttagttgaacaTTCTGAGTAGTTAATAAAAACACCACGAAAAACACAATGAACAGTGTATTTACAAAGCCATTCAACTTGAAGCACTTTCTGTCGAGCATTCTCATATTGACAGTTCAACATTAAAGATGTGCTTGGAAAAGCAACAGTGTTTCCTCATTGCTGACAtctgcaactgccacaacacattcgtttattatcattcaaatattacaatatagtcaaAACAATTGTCAGAATGACACCACCATAGCTGAATGAAAGGAAAtttaactacaaacttaaccaatgtgaacatagTAGATCTAAGCATACAATAAAATAGAAGaacaaatgtaagaacaaggGTTCAGGTTGTGCATCGTGCTGTCAAGTACTTGCGAGTGCTGCACATAATTTGAATTCCAAAGATGGTCATGTTGACTTGAAGTCTTTGCATTTTACTCTTTGGTTGTTTAATCTGTTGAGTGAataatttacaataaaataagGTGGCTACAGCATTAGTCTGCTGCCAGAACCAGCTGATTGCTTGCATCTGCACTTTAAGATCAtcattatttattacatttttgtttacaagAATAAGTCCATTTAAATTTTGTTAGAATGACTAACAGTGATTTACTTTCTAATTACAGTACAATagtaaacaattctacagtaatgagaaataaaagTTGATATTATTACTTAGAATGTTATTATATAATATGATAAGACTATAGTATTTATGGTTGGTTTCTTCAGTGTAAGGGCATGATGTAAACAAAAGCCCTGAGTCTGCATAAACCCAAATATTTTTCTAAGTAAACTATTGCAGATTGTTgtaatgtgtggcaccttgagacaacAATATGTTCAACCGAATTTTGGAGAGAAAATTCCcaatgattttttttctcaattgtGCATAATATCTAACAACATGGCTGcaaaattgtttgttgcttctcgTGGACACCAGTCATTTTAGCTGGGCCGGTAATACATATTCTTTTTTTACATCAACTTAGTAATTGTGAAACATGTCAGACAACTGTTAAACAAATGTGTACTCTTAACCACCAATAGTAACACAAGCTGGCCAATTTTGCTTCAAAAAATCTAACTGTGAGGTCCCTTTAATAAACTGAAATGTAGTCACTGTTTTCTTTCCAAATTGCCTTTGAATTTGAGGTTCTATGTTGGTCTGTCCCCTGCCACACAGGATGGTGCCCAATAACTGCCAGATGTTGTTGTTCTCAGCCACATTTGAGGAGACGGTGTGGGACTTTGCCAAGAGCATCGTCCCCGACCCCAACATCATCAAACTGAAGCGAGAAGAGGAGACCCTGGACACCATCAAACAGTACTATGTGTTGTGTAACACCAAGGAGGAGAAGTTTGAAGCCCTCTGCAATATCTACGGCGCCATCACCATCGCCCAGGCCATGATCTTCTGCCATGTAAGTTCTCCCCCCAGGCACGTTTCCCAGACATGAATTTATCTGTGGCTGCCCCAAATGGATTTGGATTTTATGTCACTCCCCATATCCCCATTCGTTAAAAAGATGGAAGTCGATGGGAACGTCTACATGTAATAACTACATTTTCATTTGTTCCATGCTCAAACCAAAAGGATAATGCTAtggtggtagcaataaatagctACCAGTGTGATGGTTTCACACTTCTTCTTTCATAAAACCTCTTCTGCCGGTCTTGCCTTGCTCCTGACCTGCATCCCCCCCGATACATTCTTGGTTGTAGCATCATGTAGAACAATCCAAGATCATTTATTGATAGTGTCTGCTGTTTAACATCAGCATAACCATTAGACAGCTAATACTTGTGACAATATT
Coding sequences within:
- the LOC133535482 gene encoding ATP-dependent RNA helicase DDX19B-like encodes the protein MASDSWAQAVDEQEAAAAESISSLQIKEKPEENGTPSLSAESAAENSEAGGDKKTTEEDDTGVDDKAAQSLLNKLIRSNLVNNTNQVEVLQKDPNSPLFSVKSFEELRLKPQLLQGVYGMGFNRPSKIQETALPMMLAEPPQNLIAQSQSGTGKTAAFVLAMLSHVNPDHKYPQCLCLSPTYELALQTGKVIEQMGKYYPEVKLVYAIRGNKLQRGVKLQEQIVIGTPGTMLDWCSKLKFIDPKKIRVFVLDEADVMIATQGHKDHSIRIKRMVPNNCQMLLFSATFEETVWDFAKSIVPDPNIIKLKREEETLDTIKQYYVLCNTKEEKFEALCNIYGAITIAQAMIFCHTRKTAGWLAGELSKENHQVALLSGEMQVEQRAAVIERFRDGKEKVLVTTNVCARGIDVEQVSVVINFDLPVDRDGNPDNETYLHRIGRTGRFGKRGLAINMVDSRMSMNILNRIQDHFNKKIEKLDTDDLDEIEKIAG